In Rhodoferax koreense, a genomic segment contains:
- the dndB gene encoding DNA sulfur modification protein DndB, translating into MAENFSYVFPAIRGVQAGREYYVSMCPLRLLPRLFSFGEEELVPELRAQRTLNKARVPDIARYIVENKDSYTFSAITVSIDGSIQFDPVANKGPASFRMGALTVSMDAKFIVNDGQHRRAAIVHALETAPELGEETIAVVFFLDRGLKRCQQMFADLNRYAVKPSASLGVLYDHRSTAASLVRHLSLASPVFKNLIEMESSSLAPRARKLFTLSALNFATSELLSDKELDDFESASKKCLEFWEAVGEQIPEWTYVRQSKMTSGDLRRDFIHSHAIVLQALGRAGRALYQLSATERAKRLKRLREVDWSRKNATTWEGRAMVGGAMAKSGQNITLTCNEIKRVLGLKLTPEESAAEEAWASSRRPRRNTGRK; encoded by the coding sequence ATGGCAGAAAATTTCTCATATGTTTTCCCCGCGATACGGGGGGTGCAGGCCGGACGCGAGTACTACGTGTCGATGTGCCCTCTGCGGTTGCTCCCGCGCCTCTTTTCTTTCGGCGAGGAAGAACTTGTTCCGGAGTTGCGCGCGCAGCGGACGCTCAACAAGGCCCGCGTGCCAGACATCGCGCGTTACATCGTAGAAAACAAGGATAGCTATACGTTTTCGGCCATTACCGTTTCCATTGACGGATCCATCCAATTCGATCCTGTAGCCAACAAAGGCCCCGCGTCGTTTCGCATGGGTGCGTTGACCGTGTCGATGGACGCAAAATTTATCGTGAACGATGGTCAGCATCGTCGCGCTGCGATTGTTCACGCGCTGGAAACGGCTCCGGAGCTTGGCGAAGAAACGATTGCTGTCGTGTTTTTTCTGGACCGCGGACTGAAACGCTGCCAGCAGATGTTCGCGGACCTCAACCGTTATGCCGTCAAGCCATCGGCCTCGCTAGGCGTGCTCTATGACCACCGGAGTACAGCTGCGAGTCTGGTGCGGCACCTTAGCCTGGCTTCGCCCGTCTTTAAGAATCTCATCGAGATGGAAAGCTCGTCTCTTGCGCCTCGCGCTCGCAAGCTCTTCACGCTAAGCGCTTTGAACTTCGCAACATCTGAACTGCTTTCGGATAAGGAACTCGACGACTTCGAGTCTGCCAGCAAGAAGTGTCTTGAGTTCTGGGAAGCGGTCGGAGAACAGATTCCGGAGTGGACGTATGTGCGTCAATCGAAGATGACCTCGGGCGACCTTCGCCGCGATTTCATTCACTCGCACGCCATCGTGCTGCAGGCATTGGGACGTGCCGGACGCGCTCTCTACCAGTTGTCGGCGACTGAACGGGCGAAGCGCCTCAAACGATTGCGCGAAGTCGACTGGTCCCGGAAAAATGCAACCACTTGGGAAGGCCGGGCGATGGTCGGCGGGGCGATGGCCAAGTCCGGCCAGAACATCACATTGACATGCAATGAGATCAAGCGAGTGCTTGGCCTCAAGTTGACACCTGAAGAGAGCGCGGCGGAGGAGGCATGGGCCTCCTCGCGACGTCCGCGTCGAAACACTGGACGTAAGTAA
- the dndC gene encoding DNA phosphorothioation system sulfurtransferase DndC: protein MSTSFEEIVAEIRELYLSDSIPWIIGYSGGKDSTASLQLVWSAVASLPQEKRVKPIHVISTDTLVENPVIAAWVHLSLQRINISAQQQGLNITAHKLTPSLENRFWVNLIGKGYPAPRPKFRWCTDRLKISASTTFIQELSENNGEAILVLGQRRGESQARDKVMDQYKSSTRARLSKNKDPRLSRVWVYPPIESWTSDDVWEYLITQPNPWGIDNQELFAIYRGATPDAECPIVVDTSTPSCGDSRFGCYVCTMVTQDKSMQAMIQNDEQKQWMQPILDFRNKHLAIEDRSLRDFRRMNGRLTVFHGELVHGPYTQDHRKLLLTQLLETQKLVQKADEAQGSNLIELISIEELEEIRRLWVEEKGEIEDFVPSIYAGVFGIPYPGKDLEQSPLDAHDLKLLEDVASEVDPDASSELYKLTRSLLATQFQTIESHKRSKHLDRLEEVLHHYAFRNEGEALQFALASQKGEAGGANDADTNGLVA from the coding sequence ATGAGTACTTCTTTTGAAGAGATCGTCGCGGAGATACGCGAACTGTATTTATCGGACTCGATCCCCTGGATCATTGGCTACAGCGGCGGTAAGGATTCGACTGCGTCATTGCAGTTGGTGTGGTCTGCTGTCGCCTCGCTGCCGCAGGAGAAGCGCGTTAAGCCGATCCACGTGATCAGCACTGACACTTTGGTCGAGAATCCAGTGATTGCAGCCTGGGTGCACTTGTCGTTGCAGCGGATCAACATCTCCGCGCAGCAGCAAGGCCTGAACATCACTGCCCACAAGCTCACTCCATCCCTCGAAAACCGCTTTTGGGTCAACCTGATCGGCAAGGGCTATCCAGCGCCGCGACCCAAGTTTCGCTGGTGCACGGACCGACTCAAGATCAGCGCATCGACGACATTCATCCAGGAGTTGTCCGAAAACAATGGCGAGGCCATCTTGGTTCTGGGGCAGCGGCGGGGCGAGAGCCAAGCGCGCGACAAAGTGATGGACCAGTACAAAAGCAGCACGCGTGCTCGCCTAAGCAAAAACAAGGACCCGAGGCTCTCCCGGGTGTGGGTCTATCCTCCTATCGAAAGTTGGACCAGCGATGACGTTTGGGAATATCTGATCACGCAGCCGAATCCTTGGGGTATCGACAATCAGGAACTCTTCGCCATTTATCGCGGTGCCACACCAGATGCGGAGTGCCCAATCGTCGTTGACACGTCGACTCCAAGCTGCGGTGACAGCCGTTTCGGATGCTATGTTTGCACGATGGTCACGCAAGACAAGTCAATGCAGGCCATGATTCAGAACGACGAGCAAAAGCAATGGATGCAGCCCATCCTGGATTTCCGGAACAAGCATCTCGCCATTGAGGATCGATCGTTGCGCGACTTCCGCAGGATGAATGGCAGGCTCACTGTTTTTCACGGCGAGCTTGTACACGGACCTTATACACAAGACCATCGCAAGTTGCTTCTGACGCAACTGCTGGAAACGCAGAAACTTGTCCAGAAAGCGGACGAAGCACAGGGGTCAAATCTCATCGAGCTGATCTCAATTGAGGAGCTTGAGGAAATCAGACGACTGTGGGTAGAGGAAAAAGGGGAGATTGAAGACTTCGTCCCCAGCATCTACGCAGGTGTCTTCGGCATCCCCTATCCCGGCAAGGACCTTGAGCAATCGCCACTAGACGCGCACGACCTGAAGCTTCTGGAAGATGTCGCATCGGAAGTGGATCCGGATGCATCGTCAGAGCTCTACAAACTGACGCGATCTCTTCTTGCCACACAGTTCCAGACGATCGAATCCCACAAACGGTCAAAGCATCTTGATCGCCTTGAAGAGGTGCTGCATCACTATGCCTTTCGCAATGAGGGCGAAGCACTCCAATTCGCGTTGGCAAGTCAGAAGGGTGAAGCTGGCGGTGCCAACGATGCAGACACAAACGGACTGGTTGCGTAG
- the dndD gene encoding DNA sulfur modification protein DndD has protein sequence MAKLTILSISVENLGPFKERQTLELRVTGRRPVILVKALNGSGKTTLLTALQVGLYGHKAISGMKRTEYEQLMLGMQRKDAVGNSSVEVLVLVEIGGAPRTLTVRREWRRKGSDLIESLSIFEDGSKDLIFSDTWDEFIGSILPAELVQLFLFDGEKIEALANPERLPDLLRRATEVFLGIGGIEALGGDLKALERRSMLKNKDSSAEFESARANVASWEDQEQSLANELGNSIQAQASAKNVVEQAQRALSKYTAEAQRRGLAAYEQAASIRHTVVVSQKESEAARSALAEVLSDPVLPMVWLPSLWQRYIESWEADQHSRHSKLLAQEFKKRDQRLVAAMAQKLPKNATDAFRQALAEDLQQFSSKRPSNQPTLQDAPPKEAERQMEDGKKRLRQALDRLAATREDLDRAEQQIGQIPAEEQIATILKSLQERTKEATAAEAQLAAITTRIEELQTNLIHVRARLGGAQERLTTEFRDRSLEAKGLEASIRARKALLLFKDKLLASKAQWLSEMITNEFRNLLRKRNLVSKVLVDPVSYQVSIEDGKGQELSMDRLSAGERQLLAISVLSALIKERKGGRFPVVVDTPLARLDQEHRSSLIKRFFATVSHQVVVLSTDQEVDGIAYDTLKPYTNSEYSLDYDDGVGSTTINKTTAENFA, from the coding sequence ATGGCAAAGCTAACAATCTTAAGCATTTCGGTCGAGAATCTCGGTCCTTTCAAGGAGCGGCAGACCCTCGAGCTCCGTGTCACCGGCCGTCGTCCAGTCATTCTGGTGAAGGCACTCAACGGTAGTGGCAAGACAACCTTGCTTACAGCGCTTCAGGTCGGGCTGTATGGCCATAAAGCAATCAGCGGGATGAAGCGCACCGAGTACGAGCAGCTGATGCTTGGGATGCAACGCAAGGACGCCGTTGGGAACAGTTCCGTAGAGGTTTTGGTTTTGGTGGAGATCGGCGGCGCGCCGCGCACCTTGACCGTTCGCCGGGAGTGGCGTCGAAAGGGATCTGACCTCATCGAGAGCTTGAGCATCTTTGAGGACGGCAGCAAGGATCTGATTTTCTCCGACACCTGGGATGAATTTATCGGATCAATTCTTCCGGCCGAGCTGGTCCAGCTTTTTCTCTTCGACGGGGAAAAAATTGAGGCTCTCGCCAATCCAGAACGACTCCCTGATCTGCTAAGACGGGCGACTGAGGTGTTCCTGGGTATCGGCGGCATTGAAGCCCTCGGGGGTGATCTGAAAGCACTGGAGCGTCGCTCCATGCTGAAGAACAAGGACTCGTCTGCCGAGTTCGAATCTGCCAGAGCAAACGTTGCCTCTTGGGAAGATCAAGAGCAATCGCTCGCGAACGAGCTTGGAAACTCAATCCAGGCGCAGGCGTCCGCGAAGAACGTAGTCGAACAGGCTCAGCGTGCCCTGAGCAAGTACACAGCCGAAGCGCAGCGGCGAGGGCTTGCCGCCTATGAGCAAGCTGCCAGCATTCGACACACAGTAGTTGTGAGCCAGAAGGAATCAGAAGCCGCTCGAAGCGCCCTGGCCGAAGTACTTTCGGACCCTGTCCTTCCCATGGTGTGGTTGCCGAGCCTTTGGCAACGCTATATCGAGAGCTGGGAAGCCGATCAACATTCGCGCCACTCCAAGTTATTGGCCCAAGAATTTAAGAAACGGGATCAGCGCCTCGTTGCCGCAATGGCCCAGAAGCTCCCGAAAAATGCGACGGATGCCTTCCGCCAAGCACTAGCGGAGGACCTACAGCAATTCTCTTCAAAACGGCCAAGCAACCAACCGACACTCCAGGACGCTCCACCCAAAGAGGCAGAACGCCAGATGGAAGATGGAAAGAAGCGACTCCGGCAAGCACTTGATCGATTGGCTGCAACGCGGGAAGACCTCGATCGGGCGGAGCAGCAGATCGGGCAGATTCCGGCTGAGGAACAGATTGCGACTATCCTCAAATCCTTGCAGGAGCGAACCAAGGAAGCTACTGCTGCAGAAGCCCAGCTTGCCGCGATCACCACGCGCATTGAGGAACTACAGACAAATCTCATCCATGTGCGAGCGCGACTGGGTGGAGCACAGGAGCGCCTCACGACCGAGTTTCGCGATCGTTCCTTGGAAGCGAAGGGACTCGAAGCCTCCATACGCGCCCGAAAGGCGCTGCTTCTTTTTAAGGATAAGTTGCTAGCCTCCAAGGCCCAGTGGCTGTCGGAGATGATCACGAACGAGTTTCGCAATCTTCTTCGGAAGCGCAATCTTGTTTCAAAGGTCTTGGTCGATCCAGTGTCCTATCAGGTATCCATAGAGGATGGGAAAGGCCAGGAGCTTTCGATGGACAGGCTTTCGGCTGGAGAACGACAACTCCTTGCTATCTCGGTCCTCAGCGCGCTCATCAAGGAAAGAAAGGGCGGAAGATTTCCCGTCGTGGTCGATACCCCGCTTGCGAGGCTCGACCAAGAGCATCGTTCATCCTTGATCAAGCGTTTTTTTGCGACCGTGTCGCATCAAGTCGTCGTGCTGTCGACTGACCAGGAGGTCGACGGCATTGCTTACGACACCTTGAAGCCATACACCAATTCTGAGTATTCGCTGGATTACGACGATGGTGTCGGGTCCACCACCATCAACAAGACCACGGCCGAGAACTTCGCGTAA
- the dndE gene encoding DNA sulfur modification protein DndE produces MDRIRLNASAKNQLATLKRRTGIEHNNALCRHALCISLANPSVPPLESFSFGGGIEIDWRTLTGGQDALYLNLLAVRILSEGKKVSEEVVRQTFIQHVHRGLSYLVSRREDDLLVELAKSLEAIAN; encoded by the coding sequence ATGGATCGAATCAGACTAAATGCGTCCGCAAAGAATCAGTTGGCGACTTTGAAGCGACGGACGGGAATCGAACACAACAACGCGTTATGCCGACACGCGTTATGCATCTCGCTGGCCAACCCGTCTGTGCCGCCGCTCGAGTCCTTCTCCTTTGGCGGAGGCATCGAAATAGATTGGCGCACCCTAACCGGCGGCCAAGACGCGCTTTACCTGAACCTCTTGGCCGTTCGAATCTTGTCCGAGGGCAAAAAGGTGAGCGAAGAGGTTGTTCGGCAGACGTTCATCCAGCATGTGCACCGGGGGCTTTCATACCTCGTTAGTAGGCGGGAGGACGACTTGCTTGTCGAGCTCGCGAAATCGCTGGAAGCCATCGCGAACTGA
- a CDS encoding DNA phosphorothioation-associated protein 4 — translation MVERRIRFARDKQELIRKFLSVDDGTGPFKLQADVIAFSAALGAARGRREPLPDSLAEPIRQDVFDRQGYDTLINLLAVQAEQSATILEDSDEMIAKRSLVFEEFANGGLSILAEETKGQVDFSQAILLMVSDTRKRDSVDTPTFDLSKLKI, via the coding sequence ATGGTTGAACGACGCATCCGCTTTGCAAGAGACAAGCAGGAGCTCATCCGAAAATTTCTTTCCGTGGACGACGGGACTGGGCCGTTCAAATTGCAGGCCGACGTAATTGCCTTCTCGGCAGCTCTGGGAGCTGCGAGAGGACGGCGGGAGCCGCTTCCGGATTCGCTTGCGGAGCCGATCCGACAGGATGTCTTTGATCGCCAGGGCTATGACACATTGATCAACCTGCTAGCTGTTCAAGCGGAGCAGTCAGCGACGATTCTGGAAGACTCCGATGAGATGATTGCCAAGCGCTCACTGGTGTTTGAAGAGTTTGCCAATGGCGGACTTTCAATCCTTGCGGAAGAAACCAAGGGGCAGGTCGACTTCAGTCAGGCCATCCTGCTCATGGTGAGCGACACAAGAAAACGAGATAGCGTTGACACGCCAACATTCGACCTCTCGAAGCTAAAAATCTGA
- a CDS encoding AAA family ATPase yields MILLELQLNNFRQFYGQTPPVKFATGQGNVTVLYGSNGAGKTAVLNSFTWAMYDSVSKGFLFEDQIINKRAIRESAPGATIDAWVQIKFEHLGRQYLLKKLVQAVKGDDGDLVSKGPPLTTLMWAAEDGKWKVETNTADVIGRVLPRDLHTYFFFDGERIERIVQPSGEEQNDIANATKKLLGLEVIERAVRHLGAARKTLEKELEQVGDAATKEILQRKAGIEEQLARVEARSDQATKNLVGQRERQKELKQRLSKLDEVKVDQQRREQLETDLERATDTMTAAKSQLSALLNADAYKAFLSGPSQNFLDLIESLRAKGELPAGIKRQFVDDLLGKYTCICERSLDMNESRSAREAVERWKDKAGLAQVEEKAIRMGGEVRQLRTQQENFWDQSDAQQRRIAADREEISRIQTELEDIGQRLRLSPQEGVKDLEAQFEATVEAIEQANQEIGSAKNDRRRHEEDLRLILLELRKSEQSEGKQQLAQRRLQATLDAISRLQESRGLFESTFRRTLTEKVRSLFAKISYTPYVPEVTETYALRLLESAGGTALPVAASQGENQILSLAFIGAVIDVARDFTRNKEKLPGPEASTYPIVMDSPFGSLGSAYRTQVADKITALADQVILMVTPTQWNGEVANALASRAGKAYVIEYCTTKSDIPSELIDIRGHSYPLVVKSANEFEYSIIREISNG; encoded by the coding sequence ATGATTCTCCTAGAACTTCAGCTTAACAACTTTCGCCAGTTCTACGGACAAACGCCACCAGTCAAGTTTGCGACTGGCCAGGGTAATGTCACAGTCCTGTATGGGTCGAACGGAGCCGGTAAAACCGCTGTGCTCAACTCGTTCACATGGGCAATGTACGACTCAGTCAGCAAGGGCTTTCTCTTCGAAGACCAGATCATCAATAAGAGAGCAATTCGCGAGTCTGCGCCTGGTGCGACGATAGACGCGTGGGTGCAGATCAAGTTCGAACACTTGGGACGCCAGTACTTGTTGAAAAAGTTGGTGCAAGCGGTAAAGGGGGATGACGGGGACTTGGTATCCAAAGGCCCACCCCTTACCACCCTTATGTGGGCTGCAGAGGATGGTAAGTGGAAAGTGGAAACCAACACTGCGGATGTGATCGGAAGAGTACTTCCAAGAGACTTACACACATACTTCTTTTTTGACGGCGAACGTATCGAGCGGATCGTGCAACCCTCGGGAGAAGAACAGAACGACATCGCCAATGCGACGAAGAAGTTGCTCGGATTGGAGGTGATTGAGCGTGCGGTGCGGCATCTCGGTGCTGCGAGGAAGACGCTTGAAAAGGAGCTTGAGCAAGTGGGTGACGCCGCGACAAAGGAGATTCTCCAGCGCAAGGCCGGCATCGAAGAACAGTTGGCGAGGGTAGAGGCGCGCTCAGATCAGGCCACCAAGAACCTCGTTGGGCAACGTGAGCGACAGAAGGAACTCAAACAGCGCTTATCAAAGCTTGATGAGGTCAAGGTCGACCAACAGCGGCGCGAGCAGCTCGAGACAGACTTGGAGCGCGCAACGGACACCATGACCGCCGCAAAAAGCCAGCTGAGCGCTCTTCTGAATGCAGATGCCTACAAGGCGTTTCTGTCCGGGCCAAGTCAGAATTTCTTAGATCTGATTGAGAGTCTGCGCGCGAAGGGCGAACTACCCGCCGGGATCAAAAGGCAGTTCGTTGATGATCTGCTTGGCAAGTACACATGCATTTGTGAGCGTTCGCTAGACATGAATGAGTCGCGCAGTGCACGTGAAGCTGTGGAACGCTGGAAAGACAAAGCGGGTCTGGCGCAAGTTGAGGAAAAGGCGATCCGTATGGGGGGAGAGGTTAGACAGCTGCGAACGCAACAAGAAAACTTCTGGGATCAAAGTGATGCGCAGCAGCGAAGGATTGCGGCTGATCGCGAAGAGATCAGTCGCATTCAGACAGAGCTGGAAGACATTGGACAAAGGCTGCGGCTAAGCCCGCAGGAGGGCGTCAAGGATCTCGAAGCTCAGTTTGAGGCCACCGTAGAAGCTATTGAGCAGGCGAATCAGGAAATCGGCAGCGCGAAGAACGACCGCCGTCGCCACGAAGAAGACCTCCGTCTTATCTTGCTTGAACTGCGTAAGAGTGAGCAAAGCGAGGGTAAGCAGCAGTTGGCGCAAAGGCGCCTGCAGGCGACCTTGGACGCGATCTCGCGCCTTCAGGAATCGAGAGGCCTCTTCGAGAGCACGTTCAGGCGCACCTTGACAGAGAAGGTACGAAGCCTGTTCGCAAAGATTTCGTATACACCCTATGTCCCCGAGGTCACCGAGACCTACGCCCTTCGACTACTGGAATCCGCCGGCGGAACCGCGCTACCGGTCGCTGCCTCTCAAGGCGAGAATCAAATCCTGAGCCTCGCGTTCATCGGAGCCGTCATTGACGTCGCGAGAGATTTCACCCGTAACAAAGAGAAGTTGCCCGGACCTGAGGCGAGTACCTATCCAATTGTGATGGACTCTCCGTTTGGGAGCTTGGGATCCGCTTATCGCACCCAAGTTGCAGACAAGATCACAGCACTTGCAGATCAGGTAATCCTGATGGTCACGCCAACCCAGTGGAACGGAGAAGTTGCCAACGCTTTGGCGAGTCGAGCTGGCAAGGCATACGTAATTGAATACTGTACGACGAAGAGCGATATCCCATCAGAACTGATCGATATACGCGGTCATTCTTACCCGTTGGTCGTGAAGAGCGCCAACGAATTTGAGTATTCGATCATCCGGGAGATCAGCAATGGTTGA
- a CDS encoding DEAD/DEAH box helicase family protein — protein MSLQSIKPKISYRSDAGNVVDDFYVPCMTNAVLYRRAVGYFTSGSLSLAARGAARLIKSGGKIQLITSPQLSAEDTEAIEKGYESRGQRIRKLFETELEQLQDELERERLNALAWLISINALEIKLALRVDPRTGKLGRGIYHEKIGVFEDSSGAMIAFTGSQNETTGGLVSNFESIDVYWSWDDPHGRTRAKAADFDDLWAGAPGNPALLVEDFTEIAKEVLAKFRRDQPPEFDPDEEQVRRTKRGPRSPQIPETIRLQDHQLLGIRNWVAAGGKGVLQMATGAGKTITALAAAVRLYEQMGLQALIVVCPYRHLVQQWCREAESFGFDPLLAFESINRWAERLTAQLNDVHSGTRKFMCVLTTNSTFSSDSFQSRLRYFPATTFIVGDEVHNLGSENLASALPEKITLRLGLSATPERWFDLEGTARIFNYFGPVIEPKFTLKMALNKGVLVPYRYVPILIELDDDERKRYLEISAKIAKLWNADAESTSLKFQLLERGRLVASARNKLVALTQLFSSTLQGQSHFLVYCGDGTVETETDLGVARQVDEAMRLLGSDLGMRVSKYTADENLDQREVLRKGIDDGTLQGLVAIRCLDEGVDIPSIQTAIILASSSNPRQFIQRRGRVLRRAPGKDAAVVYDMVVVPPEEGVVGESERSLLRKELVRFVEFADLAINSGEARAKILPLQKKFNLMDL, from the coding sequence ATGAGCCTCCAGAGCATCAAGCCAAAGATCTCCTATCGATCAGACGCGGGGAACGTCGTCGATGACTTCTATGTGCCGTGCATGACCAATGCGGTGCTGTACCGTCGTGCGGTTGGATACTTCACCAGCGGGTCGTTGAGCCTCGCCGCGCGCGGCGCCGCACGGTTGATCAAGTCGGGAGGGAAAATTCAGCTGATTACCTCGCCGCAGCTGTCTGCCGAGGACACCGAAGCCATCGAGAAGGGCTACGAAAGTCGAGGTCAGCGAATTCGCAAGCTTTTCGAAACTGAGCTTGAGCAACTCCAGGATGAACTCGAACGAGAGCGATTGAATGCACTGGCCTGGCTGATTTCGATCAACGCGCTTGAGATCAAGCTGGCCCTGCGCGTCGACCCCCGCACCGGGAAGCTAGGCCGGGGCATCTATCACGAGAAAATTGGTGTCTTCGAAGACTCGTCTGGCGCGATGATCGCATTCACGGGTTCACAGAACGAAACCACTGGCGGGTTGGTCTCAAACTTTGAATCGATCGACGTGTATTGGTCATGGGATGACCCACATGGCCGTACGAGGGCGAAGGCTGCTGACTTCGATGACTTGTGGGCCGGCGCACCTGGTAATCCGGCCCTCTTGGTGGAGGACTTCACCGAGATCGCGAAAGAGGTATTGGCGAAATTTCGCCGGGACCAGCCTCCAGAATTCGATCCTGACGAAGAGCAGGTACGTCGTACCAAGCGCGGACCGCGCAGCCCGCAAATTCCCGAGACTATCCGATTGCAGGATCATCAGTTGCTCGGAATTCGCAACTGGGTAGCAGCAGGGGGAAAGGGTGTCCTGCAAATGGCCACCGGCGCGGGCAAAACAATCACCGCCCTCGCCGCGGCTGTGCGGCTTTATGAACAAATGGGGCTGCAAGCCCTTATCGTTGTCTGCCCATACAGACATCTTGTTCAGCAGTGGTGCAGGGAGGCAGAGAGCTTTGGCTTTGACCCTCTGCTGGCATTCGAGTCCATCAATCGATGGGCCGAGCGATTGACCGCACAGCTGAACGACGTGCATAGTGGAACGCGCAAATTCATGTGCGTGCTGACAACCAACAGCACCTTCTCTTCTGATTCCTTTCAAAGCCGGCTGCGGTACTTCCCTGCCACGACCTTCATTGTTGGTGATGAAGTGCATAACCTGGGTTCAGAGAACCTCGCTTCGGCTCTTCCCGAAAAAATTACTTTGAGACTGGGGCTTTCGGCCACGCCCGAACGGTGGTTCGATCTTGAGGGAACTGCTCGAATATTCAACTATTTTGGTCCGGTCATAGAGCCGAAGTTCACGCTCAAGATGGCGCTGAATAAAGGCGTACTGGTGCCTTACAGGTACGTTCCAATTCTCATTGAGCTGGACGACGACGAGCGCAAGCGGTATCTGGAGATCAGCGCCAAGATCGCGAAACTGTGGAATGCCGACGCGGAGTCAACTTCGTTGAAGTTCCAACTGCTTGAGCGAGGAAGACTGGTTGCATCTGCCCGCAACAAACTGGTGGCACTCACGCAGTTGTTCTCGTCGACCCTCCAAGGGCAAAGTCATTTTCTCGTTTACTGCGGCGACGGAACGGTGGAAACGGAAACTGACTTAGGAGTTGCGCGGCAAGTTGACGAAGCGATGCGCTTGCTGGGAAGCGATTTGGGGATGCGCGTGTCGAAGTACACGGCCGATGAGAATCTCGACCAACGCGAAGTTCTGCGCAAGGGAATCGATGATGGGACCCTGCAGGGCCTTGTCGCAATCCGTTGCCTCGATGAAGGCGTCGATATTCCCTCTATTCAGACTGCAATTATCTTGGCCAGTAGCAGCAATCCCCGGCAGTTCATCCAACGGCGGGGGCGCGTTCTTCGACGCGCCCCAGGCAAAGACGCTGCAGTCGTTTATGACATGGTCGTTGTCCCGCCCGAAGAGGGCGTCGTCGGCGAATCGGAGCGTAGCCTGCTTCGCAAAGAGCTAGTCCGATTCGTGGAGTTTGCAGATCTCGCGATCAATTCCGGTGAGGCACGCGCGAAAATCTTGCCTCTCCAAAAGAAGTTCAACCTGATGGATCTCTAA